In Anaerolineales bacterium, a genomic segment contains:
- a CDS encoding cupin domain-containing protein → MAEWVQMNPAVKRRIVLDGEKMMVVEVHFEANGVVGDHSHPHEQITQVRQGRIKLTVNGVPHILAAGDIARVPGNVVHSAEALEASELYDVFSPPREDFRA, encoded by the coding sequence ATGGCGGAATGGGTGCAGATGAATCCGGCGGTGAAACGACGGATTGTCCTAGACGGCGAAAAGATGATGGTTGTTGAAGTTCACTTTGAGGCAAATGGGGTCGTCGGTGATCACAGCCACCCGCATGAGCAGATCACGCAGGTGCGGCAGGGGCGCATCAAACTGACCGTCAACGGCGTCCCCCACATCTTGGCGGCGGGGGATATTGCCCGTGTACCGGGGAACGTCGTCCACAGCGCCGAGGCGTTGGAGGCATCCGAACTCTATGATGTGTTCAGTCCTCCCCGTGAGGATTTTCGAGCATAA
- a CDS encoding aldehyde dehydrogenase family protein: protein MSDLVRNYIGGKWVAAQSGATFTTINPATEDVIAPVAKSNADDLNNAVAAAKKAYTSWRLLPAPRRGEILYRVGQLLMENKEALAQLMVQEMGKVIAEARGDVQEAIDMAFFMGGEGRRLLGYTAPVEMPNKFGMALRDSVGVVALITPWNFPIAIPSWKSLPALIAGNTVVFKPASDTPKLGAEFVRIFETAGLPEGVFNIVLGPGGVLGNAIADHPDVRVISFTGSTEVGYELYSRAAKKGKKVGLELGGKNAIIVLDDANLDLAVDAILWSAFGTTGQRCTACSRVIVQSGIRPKLTEALVAKVKGLKVGYGIDESIQVGPLVNASARETVQQYVDIGKGEGARLLAGGEKMGSGVNGGKGFFYTPTIFDNVTPTMRIAQEEIFGPVLSMIEAPDLETAIQINNGVVHGLSSSIFTENVNAAFRAIRDLTTGIVYINHGTTGAEIQFPFGGTRGTGNGMREAGQTALDSFTEWKSVYVDYSGRLQRAQIDTDDALKD from the coding sequence ATGTCGGATTTGGTTCGGAATTACATTGGTGGGAAATGGGTCGCCGCGCAATCGGGGGCAACCTTTACAACGATCAATCCGGCGACGGAGGATGTCATTGCTCCTGTCGCCAAAAGCAACGCCGACGATTTGAACAACGCCGTTGCTGCGGCAAAGAAGGCATACACCTCGTGGCGGCTTTTGCCCGCCCCACGCCGAGGGGAAATTCTTTACCGCGTTGGGCAGCTTTTGATGGAGAACAAAGAAGCGCTTGCCCAACTGATGGTGCAAGAGATGGGAAAGGTCATTGCCGAGGCACGTGGGGACGTGCAAGAGGCAATTGATATGGCATTCTTCATGGGCGGCGAGGGGCGGCGCTTGTTGGGCTACACCGCGCCGGTTGAAATGCCGAACAAGTTTGGCATGGCGCTGCGCGATTCCGTCGGTGTTGTGGCGTTGATCACGCCCTGGAATTTCCCGATAGCCATCCCCAGTTGGAAATCGCTCCCGGCGCTGATCGCCGGAAATACTGTCGTCTTTAAGCCCGCCAGCGACACCCCGAAATTGGGCGCGGAATTCGTCCGTATTTTCGAGACGGCGGGACTGCCAGAGGGCGTCTTTAACATCGTCCTCGGACCGGGCGGCGTTTTGGGGAACGCCATTGCCGATCATCCCGATGTGCGGGTGATTTCCTTCACAGGGAGTACAGAAGTGGGCTATGAACTGTATTCCCGTGCGGCGAAAAAGGGCAAGAAGGTTGGCTTGGAGCTAGGCGGAAAGAACGCCATCATCGTCTTGGACGACGCCAACCTTGATCTGGCGGTGGACGCCATTTTGTGGAGCGCCTTTGGGACAACCGGGCAGCGCTGTACGGCGTGCAGCCGTGTGATTGTCCAAAGCGGGATTCGCCCCAAACTGACTGAAGCGCTGGTGGCAAAAGTGAAGGGGCTGAAGGTCGGCTATGGGATTGATGAATCAATCCAAGTCGGTCCGCTGGTGAACGCCTCGGCACGGGAGACCGTCCAGCAGTATGTTGATATTGGAAAAGGTGAGGGGGCACGTTTGCTGGCGGGTGGGGAAAAAATGGGCAGCGGCGTCAATGGCGGGAAGGGCTTTTTCTACACGCCGACGATCTTCGACAATGTGACACCAACGATGCGCATTGCCCAAGAGGAAATCTTCGGACCTGTCCTCTCCATGATTGAAGCGCCCGACTTGGAGACGGCGATCCAGATCAACAATGGGGTGGTGCATGGGCTTTCCAGCAGCATCTTCACCGAGAATGTGAATGCTGCCTTCCGCGCCATTCGCGATCTTACAACGGGGATTGTCTACATCAATCACGGGACAACAGGGGCGGAAATTCAATTCCCCTTTGGCGGCACACGAGGGACGGGAAACGGGATGCGCGAGGCAGGGCAAACCGCACTCGATTCCTTCACCGAATGGAAGTCCGTATATGTCGATTACAGCGGACGCTTGCAGCGGGCGCAGATTGACACCGACGACGCGCTGAAAGATTAG
- a CDS encoding ABC-F family ATP-binding cassette domain-containing protein: MHVIQVDSLTINHAGRVIFRDLRWSIDDQQRVGLIGANGAGKSSLFRAIMGLVTPDKGAITRQRGIEVGYLPQEVILPAGQTVWEAANVLPPALAAVEAELRRVETALGDPAVYGDEAKLTRWLARQESALAEYERLEGARHEGRLRDTLTAFGFAAAQFALRTETLSGGQKKLVALTRLIMEQPTILLLDEPDNHLDIEAKRGLEKVISSYPGGVVIISHDRYLLDEVVTHIAALEDGKLTLYPGNYTAYTTERELRRLRQHQQYIAQQKEIARIEAAIARFEHWASIVVDERHIKQARSRRKMLERMEERGEIIERVRAPRTMDMQIAGWRGSAKMLEIQRLAMGFDDDLLFCDVTMLLRHGERVGIVGGNGVGKSVLFRLILEELTPLEGVIKRGPSTKIGYYAQEHQTLKVWAERTAIERLRDVKPMTENEAVAVLGKFALGYAQACQPIRTLSGGERSRLQLAVIMLSEPNLLLLDEPTNNLDIPSVEALENALEDFQGAILVISHDRYFLDQMVDRVVELRDGAARDYDGGYTDYLAAMGAALTK, from the coding sequence ATGCACGTCATTCAAGTCGATTCGCTGACCATCAACCATGCCGGACGGGTGATCTTCCGCGATCTGCGGTGGTCGATTGACGATCAGCAGCGCGTTGGGCTGATCGGCGCGAACGGCGCGGGAAAGTCAAGCCTGTTCCGCGCCATCATGGGCTTGGTCACACCGGATAAGGGGGCGATCACCCGCCAGCGAGGAATAGAGGTGGGCTACCTTCCCCAAGAGGTGATCCTCCCTGCGGGGCAGACGGTCTGGGAGGCGGCAAACGTCTTGCCCCCCGCGTTGGCAGCGGTAGAGGCTGAACTGCGGCGGGTGGAAACTGCCCTCGGTGATCCCGCCGTTTACGGGGACGAGGCAAAATTAACACGCTGGCTTGCCCGCCAAGAAAGCGCTCTTGCCGAATACGAACGGTTGGAAGGGGCGCGGCACGAAGGACGCCTGCGCGATACGCTCACGGCGTTTGGCTTCGCCGCTGCCCAATTTGCCCTTCGCACAGAAACACTGAGCGGTGGGCAGAAAAAACTTGTCGCGCTGACGCGCCTGATCATGGAGCAGCCGACGATCCTGCTCCTTGACGAGCCCGACAATCACCTTGATATCGAGGCGAAACGCGGTCTGGAAAAGGTCATCAGCAGCTATCCGGGCGGGGTGGTGATCATCTCCCATGATCGCTACCTTCTCGATGAGGTGGTCACCCATATTGCCGCATTGGAAGATGGCAAACTGACGCTTTATCCGGGGAATTACACCGCCTATACCACCGAGCGAGAACTGCGCCGCTTGCGCCAACACCAACAGTACATTGCCCAACAGAAAGAGATTGCCCGCATCGAGGCGGCAATCGCCCGCTTTGAACATTGGGCGAGCATCGTCGTTGATGAACGGCATATCAAACAAGCCCGCAGCCGCCGCAAGATGCTAGAGCGGATGGAAGAACGCGGCGAGATCATCGAACGGGTGCGCGCCCCCCGCACGATGGACATGCAGATTGCCGGATGGCGCGGCAGCGCGAAGATGTTGGAAATCCAGCGCCTGGCGATGGGTTTTGACGACGATCTGCTTTTTTGCGATGTGACCATGCTGCTGCGGCATGGCGAACGGGTGGGAATCGTGGGTGGGAACGGTGTTGGAAAGTCTGTCTTGTTTCGCCTGATTTTGGAGGAACTGACGCCCCTCGAAGGCGTGATTAAACGCGGTCCGAGTACGAAGATTGGCTACTATGCTCAGGAACATCAAACGCTGAAAGTGTGGGCAGAGCGCACCGCCATTGAGCGCCTGCGCGATGTGAAACCGATGACAGAAAATGAGGCGGTAGCAGTTTTGGGTAAGTTCGCCCTCGGCTACGCCCAAGCCTGCCAGCCCATCCGCACCCTGAGCGGCGGAGAACGCAGCCGCCTACAGTTGGCGGTGATCATGCTCAGCGAGCCGAATTTGCTGCTTCTGGACGAGCCGACGAATAACCTTGATATTCCCAGTGTGGAGGCGCTGGAAAACGCCTTAGAGGATTTTCAGGGGGCGATTCTCGTCATCTCCCATGATCGCTACTTCCTGGATCAGATGGTGGATCGCGTCGTTGAACTGCGCGATGGCGCGGCGCGAGATTACGACGGCGGCTATACGGATTATCTGGCGGCGATGGGGGCGGCGCTGACGAAATAA
- a CDS encoding zinc ribbon domain-containing protein — protein sequence MNGAKFMAACYTFATFKRFEKGAGVEQTIGSLILFGIMAAGAVTAALWLGLVLWTWRDMKARSRDSLAQIAATLVVAVLNVFGLIIYLLLRPRETLVESYERSLEEEALLQGIEEKPACPGCGRPANSRWQVCPYCHTRLKKPCQQCGEMLELGWNICPVCATVQASPEGERRRTAGRGGVRPPPRRDPDPNPQLEFVEGED from the coding sequence GTGAATGGTGCGAAATTCATGGCGGCGTGCTACACTTTTGCCACATTCAAGCGTTTTGAGAAGGGCGCGGGCGTGGAACAAACCATTGGCTCGTTGATTTTGTTTGGGATTATGGCTGCCGGCGCGGTTACCGCCGCACTTTGGCTTGGCTTGGTCTTATGGACGTGGCGCGATATGAAAGCGCGTTCGCGGGATAGTCTTGCTCAGATTGCGGCAACCCTCGTCGTCGCGGTGTTGAACGTTTTTGGGTTGATCATTTACCTGCTGCTCCGCCCGCGTGAAACCCTCGTCGAATCCTATGAGCGTTCCCTTGAGGAAGAAGCCCTTCTTCAGGGAATTGAGGAAAAACCTGCTTGCCCGGGTTGTGGGCGTCCGGCGAACAGCCGCTGGCAAGTGTGTCCCTATTGCCACACGCGGCTGAAGAAACCCTGCCAACAGTGTGGCGAGATGCTTGAACTGGGGTGGAATATTTGCCCTGTCTGTGCCACCGTGCAAGCCTCCCCAGAAGGGGAGCGCCGCCGCACCGCTGGACGCGGGGGGGTGCGTCCACCGCCCCGCCGCGACCCTGATCCGAATCCTCAATTAGAATTTGTTGAAGGCGAGGACTAA
- a CDS encoding ferritin, with product MLTETMTAALNAQINKELRAFYTYLSMAAYFEDDGLKGFAAWMRHHAEEEMLHAMKIYDFVLQRRGRVTLQAIDAPRASWESAKNAFEDALHHEQNVTASIHALVDTARKEGDHATETFLIWFVNEQVEEEEIVDEVLQKVTRIGDFAPALFLLDRDLATDAAAAATSAEGTSEGA from the coding sequence ATGCTCACTGAAACGATGACAGCGGCGCTGAACGCGCAGATCAACAAAGAACTGCGTGCCTTCTATACCTATCTTTCTATGGCAGCCTATTTTGAAGACGATGGCTTGAAGGGCTTCGCCGCATGGATGCGCCATCACGCCGAGGAAGAGATGCTTCACGCCATGAAGATTTACGATTTTGTCCTCCAGAGGCGCGGACGGGTAACTCTGCAAGCGATTGACGCCCCTCGTGCTTCGTGGGAAAGCGCAAAAAACGCCTTTGAGGATGCGCTTCATCACGAGCAGAATGTCACAGCCTCCATTCACGCCCTTGTTGATACCGCCCGTAAAGAGGGCGACCATGCCACCGAGACATTCCTCATTTGGTTTGTCAACGAACAGGTAGAGGAAGAAGAAATCGTTGATGAGGTGCTGCAAAAAGTAACCCGCATTGGCGACTTTGCCCCCGCCCTATTCTTGCTGGATCGGGATTTGGCAACTGACGCCGCTGCCGCTGCCACAAGCGCAGAGGGTACATCGGAAGGGGCGTAA
- a CDS encoding helix-turn-helix domain-containing protein, producing the protein MDEVWLSLAEAAKRLGVHPATVRAWADRGVLPSQRTPGGHRRFKPADLEAWQAGRSAGSVEAQLLVQSAMGRFRLEIGERGLADAPWYQALDPVARDAMSAYGRQLMDILVQYLATGDDALLKQAEVIGTRYAETIRAQNLKLSQAVQGFFIFHDLLLNAVIQWIEAGRMGGDQGGALRKVNTFTHTIIIALVAAYES; encoded by the coding sequence ATGGATGAGGTGTGGCTGAGCTTAGCAGAGGCAGCAAAGCGCTTGGGCGTTCACCCGGCAACGGTACGCGCTTGGGCGGATCGCGGCGTGCTGCCCTCACAGCGCACCCCGGGCGGGCACCGGCGCTTCAAGCCTGCCGATCTAGAGGCGTGGCAAGCCGGACGAAGTGCCGGCTCTGTCGAGGCGCAGCTGCTTGTCCAAAGTGCGATGGGGCGTTTCCGCCTAGAAATTGGCGAACGCGGGCTGGCAGACGCCCCCTGGTATCAGGCGCTTGATCCCGTTGCCCGTGATGCGATGAGCGCCTACGGACGCCAACTGATGGATATCCTTGTCCAGTACCTTGCCACTGGGGACGATGCCCTCCTGAAACAGGCTGAGGTTATTGGCACGCGCTATGCCGAGACGATACGGGCGCAAAACCTGAAACTCTCCCAAGCGGTGCAGGGCTTTTTCATCTTTCACGATCTGCTGCTTAATGCGGTGATCCAGTGGATTGAGGCGGGACGTATGGGGGGCGATCAGGGCGGCGCCCTTCGCAAAGTGAACACCTTCACCCACACGATTATCATCGCGCTGGTGGCTGCCTATGAGTCGTGA
- a CDS encoding sortase produces the protein MSRERARRGKRKPPTENVSFLAGGLLLLLTMGGVFLLVVTLTQFSRTVLAPSVAVLPTPAAEGWWMGAVFENTATPPPTTTPLSLFTGLNPTAASTSVSAPSLLAQTVTPTEVLAWTPPPLLSPTPTATPRQERATVVAFAPVDVRPPPSDQFRLQIPKLGLDLPVINARFTGTTWDFSYITSQAAHLEGLALPGAGNTVIGAHSELAKRARGPFYDLKLLRPGDVISVWRGGVEYRYVVQRSWLVVPSDISPINQRVGDVLTLLTCDGYNSRTSDYDTRLIVRATRTS, from the coding sequence ATGAGTCGTGAGCGAGCGCGGCGCGGTAAACGGAAGCCGCCCACCGAGAATGTATCGTTCCTCGCTGGCGGGCTTCTCCTCCTTCTGACGATGGGGGGTGTCTTTCTCCTCGTTGTCACGCTCACCCAGTTTTCACGTACCGTCCTTGCCCCGTCCGTCGCCGTCCTTCCCACTCCCGCCGCCGAAGGATGGTGGATGGGCGCTGTTTTTGAAAATACAGCAACACCCCCGCCCACCACAACGCCCCTCTCACTCTTTACAGGGCTGAACCCAACGGCTGCCTCCACGAGTGTTTCTGCACCGTCTCTCTTAGCCCAAACGGTGACCCCAACAGAAGTTTTAGCGTGGACGCCCCCGCCGCTTCTCTCGCCAACCCCAACCGCCACCCCTCGACAAGAGCGGGCAACTGTCGTCGCCTTTGCCCCAGTGGATGTGCGCCCGCCCCCATCCGATCAGTTCCGCCTCCAAATTCCCAAACTGGGGCTTGATCTCCCTGTGATCAATGCCCGCTTCACGGGGACAACATGGGATTTCAGCTATATCACCTCGCAGGCGGCACACTTAGAGGGCTTGGCACTTCCCGGTGCGGGAAATACAGTGATTGGAGCGCACAGCGAACTGGCAAAACGGGCGCGGGGACCCTTCTATGACCTGAAACTGCTCCGTCCGGGGGATGTGATCAGCGTTTGGCGTGGGGGCGTGGAATACCGCTATGTTGTCCAGCGTTCGTGGTTGGTTGTCCCTTCGGATATTAGCCCCATCAATCAGAGGGTGGGGGATGTGTTGACGTTGTTAACGTGCGACGGGTACAACAGTCGCACCAGTGACTATGACACCCGTCTGATTGTTCGGGCGACGCGGACAAGCTGA
- a CDS encoding tetratricopeptide repeat protein, translating to MRRLPTHPFARMVTVAVFALCFSACRREAAPIILVTATPNSLPTAVVIIPTATPIPSPTVPPTPTIAPFIAIAEADTLLHNGNYDKAVSVYRSVLDQPILAVDPALRLEAAFGLGAAARREGRFQEAVSALTEFLTTYPDDPRAAAAYFLRGDAYLGLSLWEQAIGDFTIYLQKRPGLIDSYAHERIGDAYLNLNRPAKALEHYDLAVQSSRGLAPLLALRERLAAGYLNAGDVGKAIAQYDAILEAAQNHGYRAAIALTAANALSRAGNDAAAVARYQAILATYPETPAGYQAMQAILRRGGAVDSFLRGRISFAAEDYADAVTAFQNYTSSTTIGQIEPITYMLLGKAYRELGNVAAANTSFQTIITQYPTSPFFGEAWLEQGRTLFLSNDVQGAITKYMEFAEKHADNSQAAEAIWRAGYLYSTVGNMEQSLATFEILGAKYPGHERAQDGLFRGGMAALNANMPARAQRLFSLLAVSGIGELKAAGYLWLGRLYQLQNETQLAAEAYTQAAKADPGGYYSLRAADLLAGRVPFVPPAQIDWAYNTPTEIEIAETWLRTTFAITAPGPLWQVAPQISNDPRYIRGGELWALSAYEEAQAEFTALTEAYSDSPLGLYQLANYYHRIGHYREAIFAAAKLIDGAKVPTANAPKAIAALRYPIAYYDLVIPTAQRYGLDPLLVFSLMRQESLFQGGATSSAAARGLMQIIPPTGDYIARQLGYTNFQTADLYRPYINVPFGIFYLAEQLNVFDGKVYAALAAYNGGPGNSAEWLRISNSDPDLFVQAITFEETRTYVRRIYEQYEIYMKIYGVGVR from the coding sequence ATGAGACGTTTACCCACACACCCTTTTGCCCGCATGGTCACCGTTGCCGTTTTCGCCCTGTGCTTCTCTGCCTGTCGGCGGGAGGCTGCGCCGATCATCCTCGTCACGGCGACGCCCAACAGCTTGCCTACCGCAGTGGTGATTATCCCCACTGCCACGCCAATTCCTTCGCCAACCGTGCCGCCAACGCCGACCATCGCTCCCTTTATCGCCATTGCCGAGGCAGATACGCTGCTGCACAATGGCAACTATGATAAGGCGGTGTCCGTCTATCGCTCCGTATTGGATCAACCCATTCTCGCTGTCGATCCGGCACTACGTCTTGAGGCAGCGTTTGGCTTGGGCGCGGCGGCACGGCGCGAGGGGCGTTTTCAAGAAGCAGTTTCCGCGCTCACCGAATTCCTCACCACTTACCCTGATGATCCACGTGCCGCGGCTGCTTACTTTCTGCGGGGCGATGCCTACCTCGGTCTGAGCTTGTGGGAACAGGCAATCGGTGATTTCACCATCTACCTGCAAAAACGCCCCGGTCTCATCGATAGCTACGCCCATGAGCGGATTGGGGACGCCTACCTCAATTTGAACCGTCCAGCAAAAGCACTAGAACACTATGACCTCGCCGTCCAAAGCTCGCGGGGGCTTGCCCCCTTGCTGGCGCTGCGGGAGCGCCTTGCTGCGGGCTATTTGAATGCGGGCGACGTGGGAAAAGCAATCGCCCAATACGACGCCATCCTTGAGGCAGCCCAAAACCATGGTTACCGCGCCGCCATTGCCCTAACCGCCGCCAACGCCCTCAGTCGTGCGGGGAACGATGCGGCTGCCGTCGCCCGCTACCAAGCGATTTTAGCTACTTACCCCGAAACGCCCGCTGGCTACCAAGCGATGCAGGCAATTCTGCGACGCGGCGGGGCGGTGGATAGCTTTCTTCGGGGGCGGATCAGTTTTGCCGCCGAAGATTACGCCGACGCGGTGACCGCTTTTCAAAACTATACCAGCAGCACAACCATCGGGCAGATTGAGCCGATCACCTACATGTTGTTAGGGAAGGCTTACCGTGAATTGGGGAATGTCGCCGCCGCAAACACATCCTTCCAAACAATCATCACCCAATACCCCACCTCACCGTTTTTTGGCGAAGCGTGGCTGGAACAAGGGCGCACGCTCTTTTTGAGCAATGACGTTCAAGGGGCGATCACAAAGTATATGGAATTTGCCGAAAAGCACGCTGATAATTCCCAAGCGGCGGAGGCAATCTGGCGGGCGGGCTATCTTTACAGCACCGTCGGCAACATGGAGCAATCCCTCGCCACCTTCGAGATTTTAGGGGCGAAATACCCCGGTCACGAACGCGCCCAAGATGGCTTATTTCGGGGGGGGATGGCGGCGCTCAACGCGAATATGCCCGCCCGCGCCCAACGGCTGTTCTCGCTGCTTGCCGTCAGTGGGATAGGCGAACTGAAGGCAGCCGGCTACCTCTGGTTGGGACGCCTCTACCAACTCCAAAACGAGACTCAATTGGCTGCCGAGGCATATACCCAAGCAGCAAAGGCAGACCCAGGCGGTTATTATAGCTTGCGGGCAGCAGACTTACTCGCCGGGCGTGTTCCTTTCGTTCCTCCCGCTCAGATCGATTGGGCATACAACACCCCCACCGAGATTGAGATTGCCGAAACATGGCTGCGAACAACCTTCGCCATCACCGCACCAGGACCGCTCTGGCAAGTTGCCCCGCAAATCAGCAACGACCCCCGCTATATTCGAGGGGGGGAACTGTGGGCGCTTTCCGCCTATGAGGAAGCTCAAGCCGAATTCACCGCACTCACCGAGGCGTACAGCGATAGCCCCTTGGGGTTATACCAACTGGCAAATTACTACCACCGAATCGGGCATTACCGCGAGGCGATCTTCGCCGCAGCTAAGCTGATTGACGGAGCAAAGGTGCCTACGGCGAATGCGCCAAAGGCGATTGCCGCCCTACGGTATCCAATCGCCTACTACGATCTTGTGATCCCCACCGCACAGCGGTACGGGCTCGATCCGCTTTTGGTCTTTAGCCTGATGCGTCAAGAGAGTTTGTTTCAGGGCGGGGCGACGAGCAGCGCGGCGGCGCGGGGCTTGATGCAGATTATCCCTCCCACCGGTGACTACATCGCCCGTCAGTTAGGCTATACGAATTTCCAAACGGCAGACCTCTATCGTCCCTATATCAACGTCCCTTTTGGGATTTTCTACCTCGCTGAGCAGTTGAATGTGTTCGATGGTAAGGTCTATGCGGCGTTAGCAGCTTATAACGGCGGTCCCGGCAACAGTGCTGAATGGCTGCGTATTTCCAACAGCGATCCCGATTTGTTTGTGCAAGCGATCACCTTTGAGGAAACGCGCACCTATGTCCGTCGTATTTATGAACAGTACGAGATTTACATGAAAATCTATGGGGTGGGCGTCCGTTGA
- a CDS encoding ribokinase, translated as MPTPTNLLALLKVFPATRALVVGDAVLDDYWHGRAARLSREAPIPVLEWEGQQSIPGGACNPAANIAAVGGRVIQAGIIGVDAEGERLRELLSARGIIPDGLITDATRQTTTKTRIMAHMGLRFPQQVARIDRVSRHPLSETSEHALIAVMESHAERVQAIILSDYLSGAVTAKVAAAARQIGAARGLFLAADAQGDLAKFAGFDMVKCNADELQRYSRQAVTSNEEFAAVGRQLAMDYAVKGVVLVTRGAEGISLCPARGEAFHLPAPQVTDVYDTVGAGDTVLAVVSMARLAGGSYAQSAALANLAAGIVIRKVGNYTPSLDELREAVAMREEGQG; from the coding sequence ATGCCTACCCCAACGAATTTGCTCGCCCTTTTGAAGGTGTTTCCCGCCACCCGCGCCCTTGTTGTGGGCGATGCGGTGCTGGATGATTACTGGCACGGCAGAGCAGCCCGCCTAAGCCGCGAAGCGCCGATCCCCGTCCTTGAATGGGAGGGTCAGCAGAGCATCCCTGGTGGGGCGTGCAACCCGGCTGCGAACATCGCCGCCGTTGGGGGGAGGGTGATCCAAGCTGGAATCATCGGGGTGGATGCCGAGGGAGAGCGGCTTCGGGAGCTTCTCAGCGCACGGGGAATTATTCCTGATGGGCTGATCACCGACGCCACCCGCCAAACAACGACCAAGACACGCATCATGGCACACATGGGTTTACGCTTTCCCCAACAGGTGGCGCGGATTGACAGGGTGAGTCGTCACCCGCTGAGTGAGACCAGCGAACACGCCTTGATCGCCGTCATGGAATCCCACGCCGAGCGCGTACAGGCGATCATCCTCTCCGATTACCTAAGCGGCGCAGTGACGGCAAAAGTGGCAGCGGCGGCGCGGCAAATCGGCGCGGCGCGGGGATTATTCTTAGCCGCCGACGCCCAGGGGGATTTGGCGAAATTTGCCGGATTCGACATGGTGAAATGCAACGCCGATGAACTACAGCGCTACAGCCGGCAAGCAGTCACCTCCAATGAGGAATTCGCCGCAGTCGGGCGGCAGCTTGCCATGGATTACGCAGTGAAGGGTGTCGTTTTGGTAACGCGGGGCGCAGAGGGCATCAGCCTGTGTCCGGCGCGGGGGGAGGCGTTTCATCTTCCCGCCCCGCAGGTCACTGATGTCTACGATACCGTCGGGGCGGGGGATACCGTCCTTGCCGTTGTCAGCATGGCGCGTCTGGCGGGGGGAAGCTATGCGCAGTCGGCGGCGTTGGCAAACCTTGCCGCCGGAATCGTCATTCGTAAAGTAGGGAATTATACCCCTTCGCTGGACGAACTGCGGGAAGCAGTGGCGATGCGCGAGGAGGGGCAAGGGTAG
- a CDS encoding AAA family ATPase has translation MTKRKTLSSTPTNGNGTSPIETLPAPVAASLKTVNAVLREHAEAQFAEELTHLAKHDTRQRPPQWRLSPWAAATYLLGGTLDDGFRITPKYIGARRVIEIAVATLATDRALLLMGVPGTAKTWVSEHLAAAISGDSTLLIQGTAGTSEEQIRYGWNYARLLAEGPSQAALVPSPLMKAMAEGKITRVEELTRIPSDVQDTLITMLSEKVMPIPELGGEVQAVKGFNVIGTANDRDRGVNELSSALKRRFNTVILPLPATIEEEVDIVQQRVTSLGRALELPAETPALEEIQRVVTIFRELREGITADRNEKVKSPSSTLSTAEAISVITSGMALAAHFGDGIVRADDVAAGITGAIVKDPTADRAVWLEYLDTVVKERQEWADMYRACREVLG, from the coding sequence ATGACCAAGCGCAAGACGCTTTCGTCCACACCAACTAACGGGAACGGGACAAGCCCCATCGAAACACTTCCCGCACCTGTTGCCGCCTCGCTAAAGACGGTGAACGCCGTCCTACGCGAACACGCTGAAGCGCAGTTTGCCGAAGAGCTGACGCATCTTGCCAAGCATGATACCCGCCAACGCCCTCCACAGTGGCGGCTCTCGCCCTGGGCAGCGGCAACCTACCTTCTGGGGGGAACATTGGACGATGGCTTTCGCATTACCCCAAAGTACATTGGGGCGCGGCGGGTCATTGAGATTGCCGTAGCAACCTTAGCGACAGATCGGGCGTTGTTGCTGATGGGCGTGCCCGGGACGGCGAAAACGTGGGTTTCAGAACACCTTGCCGCCGCCATTTCTGGCGATTCAACACTGCTTATTCAAGGGACGGCAGGGACGAGCGAAGAACAGATTCGCTATGGCTGGAACTATGCGCGGCTGCTGGCAGAGGGTCCAAGCCAAGCGGCGCTTGTCCCAAGCCCGCTGATGAAAGCGATGGCAGAAGGCAAAATTACCCGTGTAGAAGAATTGACGCGCATCCCCTCCGATGTTCAGGATACGCTCATTACGATGCTCTCTGAAAAGGTGATGCCCATCCCCGAACTGGGCGGAGAAGTACAGGCGGTGAAGGGATTCAATGTGATTGGCACGGCGAATGATCGGGATCGGGGGGTGAACGAGCTTTCCAGCGCCCTGAAACGCCGCTTCAACACTGTGATTTTGCCGCTGCCTGCTACCATTGAGGAGGAGGTTGATATTGTCCAGCAGCGCGTGACGAGCTTGGGGCGGGCGCTTGAACTCCCCGCCGAAACGCCTGCCCTCGAAGAAATTCAGCGCGTGGTGACGATTTTCCGCGAACTGCGCGAGGGTATCACGGCGGATAGGAATGAAAAAGTGAAATCGCCCTCATCCACACTCAGCACGGCGGAGGCAATCTCGGTGATCACTAGTGGGATGGCGCTGGCGGCACATTTTGGTGATGGAATCGTCCGTGCCGACGATGTGGCGGCGGGCATTACTGGGGCGATTGTGAAAGACCCCACAGCAGATCGTGCTGTTTGGCTGGAATACCTTGATACGGTGGTGAAAGAACGGCAAGAATGGGCAGATATGTACCGCGCCTGCCGAGAGGTTTTGGGATAA